GGTCGGTGTCGACCGGCTGCACCGTCGCCCCGGCCGGCAGTGCCCGGGTCAGCAGTTGGGCGGTCGACTCCTTGGCGAGGGCGGTCCGGCTGACCCCGCCGACGCTGCTCCCGGCCTGCTTGGCCGGGACGTTGTCGGAGCCGTTGTCCGGGTTCGGGGCCTGCTCGACCGCCTGTCCCGGCTGGATCGAGGTGATGAACGCCTGGGCCTGTCCCATCCGGCGGTCGGCGCTCTCCTGTGCGGTGAGCTGGGAGCTGCGGTAGGTCACGTCGGCGGCGCTCACTCCCAGGATCGGGACCGCGATCATGGCGATGACCAGGGCGCTGCGTCCCTTGGCGCGGAGGGCGTCGCGGCGGGCGATGCGGAGCGCGACCCGCCAGGCGGCGAGCTTCACAGCGTCCCCGTCCCGTCCCCGGCGCCGCCGTGGCCACCGGTGATGCCGGTGAGCAGGGTCTCGGCGGCGAGCGGCGCGGACTCGTCGACGAGCCTGCCGTCGCGGAGGAAGACCACCCGGTCCGCCCAGGCGGCGTGCCGGGCCTCGTGGGTGACCATGACGGCGGCGGCGCCCGCGTCGCAGCGGCCGCGCAGCACCGCGAGCACGGACTCGCCGGTGGCGGAGTCGAGAGCGCCGGTGGGCTCGTCGGCGAGGACCAGCCGGCGGTCGCCGATCAGGGCACGGGCGATGGCCACCCGCTGCTGCTGACCGCCGGACATCTCGTCGGGGAAGCGGTCGGCGAGGTCGGCGATGCCGATCTCGGTCAGCGCGGCGACGGCCTCCTTCCGGGCCTTCCGCCCTGACAGCCCGTCGAGCTCCCGGGGCAGCGAGACGTTCTCGGCGGCGGTGAGCGCGGGTATCAGGTTGAAGTCCTGGAAGACGTAGCCGATCGCCCGGCGGCGGACGGCGGCCAGGGCCTTGCGGGACAGCGCGCCCAGCTCCTGGCCCTCCACCAGCACCTGCCCGGAGCTGGCACTGTCCAGGCCGCCGGCCAGGGTCAGCAGGGTGGACTTGCCGGAGCCGCTGGGGCCCATCACCGCGACGAACTCCCCGGGGTGCACCGCGAGGTCGACCGTGCGCAGGGCGTGCACCTCGGCTGCGCCCTGGCCGTGGACGCGGGAGACGGACCGCAGCCGCAGCACGGCGCCTCCCGGCTCACCTGGTTGAGCGGTCATCGGCTGAGTGGTCATCACCTGCGGGCTCCCTTCTTGGTGGCTGCCGGGTCGGGCAGCGGTGACCGGGTCGGTCGGTCGGCGGCACGCGCGGCAGCGCGTTCGGCGGCGCGCTCGGCATGGCGGACCAGCCGGGTCTCGCAGTGGTCCAACCAGCGCACCTCGGCCTCGGCCTGGAAGATCAGCTGGTCCAGCACCAGCAGCCAGGCCAGGTCGTGACTCTCCGTGTCCAGGTCGGTCGCGGCGGCGCCCTCCTCGGCGGCGAGCGCCCTGGCCTTGAGCCGGGTGTAGTCCTGCAGCGCGCGGATGGTGTGGGCCCGCTGCCGCTGGGCCACCGCGGCGACGTCGACGCCGGGAACGGTGACCGCCATCGCCAGCTTTATCGCCAGTTCGTCGCGCGGCGGGTTGTCCCGGCGGACCGGGCTGCCGAACCAGACCCGCAGCTCCTCGCGTCCCTGATCGGTGACGGCGTAGAAGACGTGGCCCTCGGGGTCCTCGCCGTCGGGGCGGACCAGGCCGTCCCGTTCGAGGCGGCCGAGGGTGGTGTAGACCTGGCCGACGTTCAGCGGCCAGGTGGAGCCGGTGCGGCTCTCGAACTCGGATTTGAGCTGGTAGCCGTAGCGCGGGCCCTCTTCGAGCAGCGCCAGCAGACCGTGACGGATGGACATACCGAGTATGTATACCCGGTATGTAAACGGGATTCAAGCACGATCCGTCACCGGCAGGTCCTCCCGACGCACTATGTTCGGGGCGTGAGCCAGCTGCGCATCGCGACCTTCAACCTGCTGCACGGACAGGCCCTCGGCCCGGACGGCAGACCGCTCCCCGACCCCGCCGACCGGGCTGGAACCGACCCCTCCGCCCCGCTGGCCGAGGCCATCGCCGCGCTCGACGCGGACGTCCTCGCCCTCCAGGAGGTCGACCGCCACCAACCGCGCTCCGGCGGCACGGACCAGGCCGCGGTCGCGGCCAAGGCCATGGGCGCGGCCGACTGGCGCTTCGCCGCCGCCCTCCACGGCCGCCCGGCGCCGGTCTCCGGCTGGATCCCCGACCCCGGCGGGAGCGGCCTCCAGGTCTACGGTCCGGACGAGGTCGGCATCGGCGCCGACCGCCCCGCCTACGGCACCGCGCTGCTCACCCGGCTGCCGGTCGAGCACTGGCGGGCCCGGCGCTTCGCCCCCGCGCCCTTCGGGCTGCCGCTCCGGGTCGCCGGACGGCGCGGGCTGACCCCCGTGCCGGACGAGCCGCGCGCGGCGGTCGCCGCCGTGCTGCTCGGACCGGCCGGCCCGTTCACCGTGGTGGCGGCGCACCTGTCCTTCGTTCCGGGCTGGAACATGGGGCAGCTGGCCGGGATCCGCCGCTGGATCGCCGACCTGCCCGCGCCGTACCTGCTGCTCGGCGACTTCAACCTGGTCGGCCCGGTGCCGCGGACCGTCCTCGGCGGCGCGGCCATGGTGGACGGCCTGGGGCGGCGGCCCGGCCTCCCGCGCCAGCCCCGGGAGGCACGGCAGGGCCGGGAGGCCAGGGAGCCCCGGCGGCTGCGCCGGAGGCCGCCGCGCCGCACCTATCTGCGCGGCTGGCGGGACCTGGCCCGGACGCCCACCTACCCGGCGCACCGCCCGGCCGTGCAGTTCGACCACGTGCTGTCGGTCGGCATCCCGCGCACCGCCGTCCGCGGCACCGCCACCCCGGCGGTCGGGGTGTCCGACCACCGTCCGCTGGTGGTCGAGCTGCAGCTCTGAGCCGAGCGGCCGGACCGGGCCCCCGGCTCAGCGCACCCCCTCGCCGGCGCCGCGCCGGGGGCGGCCGACCTTCTGCAGCGACAGCACGGCCGGCCCGGTCAGCAGCGGGTTCGGCTCGTACTGGAGCAGCAGCATCGCGGCGTCGTCGCCGACCTGGCGGCCGGCGTGGCGGCGGACGTCGTCGTGGACCCGTTCCAGCACCTCGGCGGGTTCGGCTCCGGCCGCGCAGAGCGCCAGCCGGTCGGCGAGCGGGTAGAAGACCCCGCCGTCGTCCCTGGCCTCGACCACGCCGTCGGTGTAGAGCAGCAGCCGGTCGCCGTCCTCGAAGAGCACGCTGAGGACCGGCGGGCAGACCTCGGCGGGCTCCAGCACGCCGAGCGGCGGCACGTAGTACTCGGGTTCGAGCAGCCGTGCCTGGGCCCCGCCGCGCAGCAGCATCGGGGCCGGATGCCCGCAGTTGACGCTCTCGACCGTCCCGTCCGGGCGGACGCAGACCAGGATCAGGGTGACGAACTCCTCGCCCATGCCCTCGTGGTCGCTCTCCCGCAGGGTCCGGTCGAGGCTGTGCGCCAGCCAGGCCGCGACCCGGTCCAGCGCGGGCTCCTGGTGGGCCGCCTCGCGGAAGGCGCCGAGCACCGCCGCCGCGGTCTCCACCGCGCCGAGCCCCTTGCCCCGGACGTCGCCGATCACCGCACGGACGCCGTAGCGGGTCTGCACCACCTCGTAGAGGTCGCCGCCGATACTGGCGTGGGCGGCGGCGGCGGCGTAGTGGACGGCGGCCCGGACCGGGCCGATCCGGTCCGGCAGCGGACGGAGCAGGATCCGCTGGGCGACCTCGGAGACCAGCCGGGCGTCGGCGAGCTCCTGCTCCTGCCGGTTCCGCAGCAGCACGCTGGCGGCGCCGATCAGCGCGATCAGGATGATGGCGAAGATGCTGGCCGCGTGCACGGACTGGGTGAGGGTGTGGTCGTAGGCGGCCAGCCCGAAGGCGACGGCGCTGGTGACCACGCCGACCAGGATCGGGTACCAGGTGCGGTCGCTGACGACGGCGGCCAGGGCCGGCCCCACGGTGAGGGCGGGTTCGAAGGTGACCGTGGAGCTGTGGCTCACACCATCCAGAGCCACGATGAGGATGATCCCTATGAAAGGGAGCACCAATATCGCTCGGTTCCAGCTGGTGCGTCGAAGAAACCTTGCGGCGGGACTCAACGTCGTTTCTCCTGCGGGCGCTGTGCTACGGCGATAGGAAGAAGACAGGCAGAGCGTGAGGCGCTGCTGGGGCCGGGGGCGGCAGGTTTCCAATGCCGACCGCTTGTCGTTCAAAATGGGATCGATGTTGACTGGTTGGTTCCAATACATTAGGCGCGAAAAGGACATGCTGCACAGTCCTTTCACGAAATTCCCGTGCCGTCCCCACCTATTTGCCACCCGTATGGAGTACCCGGCTCGGCCCCTTCGGGCGGACCGGCCAGCAGTCGCTCCAGCCCGCCCCGGCCCGGCAGCGGCTCCGGGCGGACCACCCGGCCGGTCCGCACGTAGAGGAAGGCCGCCGAGACCCGCTCCGGCGGCACCCCCCGCAGCTCCGCCCAGGCCAGCCGGTAGACCGCCAGCTGCAGCGGGTCGGCGGTCTCGTTCCGGTTGGTCTTCCAGTCCACCACCTCGTAGCGGTCCTCGCCGGTCCGGTAGACCGCGTCGATCCTGCCCCGCACCACCCGCCCCGCCAGCAGCAGCTGGAACGGCGCCTCCACCCGGAACGGGGTGAGCGAGGCGTAGGGGGTGCGCAGGAAGGCCTCCTTCAGCCGGGCCAGGTCGTGCTCGTCCTCGATCCACTCGTCGTCGGCACCGGGCAGGGCGTCCGCGCCGAGCAGCATCAGCGGTTCGAAGCGGGACTCCACCCAGGCGTGGAACCGGGTGCCGCGGCGGGCGGCCGGCTGCGGCGGACGCGGCATCGGCCGCGCCAGCTCGCGGGCGAAGCCGTCCGGGTCCTCGGCCAGCCGCAGCAGCTGCGAGGCCGAGAGCGCGGCCGGCAGCGGGACGTCCCGACGACCGGCCCGGGCACGCAGCAGCTCGCCGGAGAGGGCCTCCAGGTCGCGGTCCCAGGAGGCGGTCAGCCGCTGCTCCTCCGGCAGCAGCCGGGACTCGTCGGTCGCCGGGCCCGGTCCGCCGTCGGCCGCGGCGCGCAGCCCGGCCAGCACCCGCAGCCCGGCCTCGCGGCGGGCCGCCTGGGCGTCCGGGTCCAGCGGCAGCGGCCAGGGGTGGTCGGCGGCGCGGGCCAGCGCGGGGTTCTCCGCCCCCTCGGCCGGCGGCTCGGCCCAGACCTCGATCTCGCCGCCCGTGCCGCCCTCGCAGTAGTCCCTGAGCTGCTCCAGGAAGGGCGACGGGCCCCGGGGCTTCTTCTGCGAGGGGCCCCACCAGTGGCCGGAGGCCAGCAGCAGCGAGCGCGGCCTGGTGAAGGCGACATAGCCGAGGCGCAGCTCCTCGACCGCCGCGTGCTCCCTCATCTGGACCGTGAACGCCTTCATCCCGGCGCTGGTCCAGGGCGGGGTGCCGGGCAGGGTGGGGCCGTCGCCACGCAGGTCGTGCGGGAGCACCTCGGGGCGGCCGGTCCAGCGCTCGCGCCCCTTCTCGCTCGGGAACGCCCCCTTCACCAGCCCGGGTACGGCGACGACGTCCCACTCCAGTCCCTTGGACTTGTGGACGGTGAGCACCTTCACCGTGTCGTCGCCCCCCGGGAGGGTGTTGTCCAGGCCCCGGTCGAACTCCTGCGCGGCCCGGAGGAAGCCCAGGAAGGCGGCGAGCGAGGGGTCGCCGTCCAGGTCGGCGAAGCCGGCCGCGGTGTCCAGGAAGGCGTTCAGGGTCTCCCGGCGGCGGGCGGCCAGGGCGTGCGGCGAGGCCGCCAGCTCGACCTCCAGGCCGGTGACCGCCAGCACCCGGTGCAGCACGTCCATCAGCGGCTCGGCCAGGGCCCGGCGCAGCTCGCGGATCTCGGCGGCGAACCGGGCGAAGCGGGCCCTGGCCTCGTCCGAGACCGGCAGCTCCGCACCCTTGTCGTCCGGGTGGAGGAAGGACTCCAGGGCGTCCGCGAGCGAGACCGCCTCGGTCGGGTCGGTGCCGGCCACGGCCTCGGCCAGCCGGTCCGCCTCCGGGCCGCCGGTACCACCGGACACCCGGACCAGGTCGCGGGCGCGCCGCCCCAGCAGCGCCAGGTCGCGCGGGCCGATCCGCCAGCGCGGGCCGACCAGCAGCCGGACCAGCGCCGCGTTGGCCGTCGGGTCCTGCAGCACCTCGCAGGTGGCGACCAGGTCGGCGACCTCGGGCAGGTTCAGCAGCCCGGACAGGCCGACCACCTCCACCGGGACGTCCCGGGAGACCAGGGCCGCGTGCATGTCCGGGAAGAGGTCACGGCCGCCCCGGCAGAGCACCGCGATCCGCCCGGGCGGGGTGCCGGTGCGGACCAGGTGGGCGATGGAGTCGGCCAGCCAGTCGACCTCCTGCTCGTAGCTGTCGAGCAGGGCGCAGCGCAGGAAGCCGTCGTGCTCGGCCCCCGGCGCCGGGCGCAGCGCCTCGACCCCTTCGTGCATCCCGCGCAGCGGCTCGGCGAGCCGGTTGGCGAAGTCCAGCAGCCGGCCGCCGCTGCGGCGGTTCTCCGAGAGCGAGTAGCGGTCGGCCTCGCCGCCGTCGGCCTTGGGGAAGTGCCGGGGGAAGTCGTCCAGGTTGGCGACCGAGGCCCCGCGCCAGCCGTAGATCGCCTGGCAGGGGTCGCCGACGGCGGTGACCGGGTGCCCGCCGCCGTACGGGTCGGCGGCGGTCGGGTCGGCGGCGGTCGGGTCGCCAGGGCCCGGTTCCCGGTCCTCGGCGCGGCCGAAGAGCCCGGCGAGCAGCAGCCGCTGGGCGACCGAGGTGTCCTGGTACTCGTCCAGCAGCACCACCCGGAACTGCTCGCGCAGCAGCCGGCCCACCGCCGGGTGCTCCTGGGCCAGCCGGGCGCAGGCCGCTATCTGGTCACCGAAGTCCATCAGCCCGGACTCGCCCTTGCGCAGCCGGTACTGCCGGACCAGGTCCGTGAGCTCCAGCCGGGCCGCGGCGGCCCGGGGGACCTTGCGGAGGTCCTCGTTGCTCTGCTTGACCGTCTCGAAGCGGGCGAGCAGCGCGGCGTCGTAGGCCTGCAGCCGCTCGGGCGCGATCAGGTGCTCGGCCAGCTCGCCGTCCAGGTTCAACAGGTCGGCGATCAGCGTGGAGAAGGTGCCGGTCAGCGCCGGGTAGGGGCCGGGGGCCCGGCGCAGGACCCGGGCGGCGAGCTGGTAGCGGGTGGCGTCGGCCAGCAGCCGGACGTCCGGCTCCAGGCCGATCCGCAGGCCGTGGTCCTTGAGCAGCCGTCCGGCGAAGGCGTGGTAGGTGGAGATCTCCGGCTCGCCGAGGACGTCGTCCTCGGCGCCGAGGACCTGCTCCGGGTCCACCACCCCGGCCTGCACCAGGGCCCTGCGCACGCGTTCGGCGAGCTCGCCGGCGGCCTTGTTGGTGAAGGTCAGCCCGAGCACCTGCTCGGGGCGGACCTGGCCGGTGCCGACCAGCCAGACCACCCGTGCGGCCATCACCGTGGTCTTGCCGGAGCCCGCGCCCGCGACGATCACCGCGGGGGCGAGCGGGGCCGTGACGGCCGCGATCTGCTCCGCGGTGAAGGGGATGCCGAGGAGCTCCTTGAGCTGCTCGGGGCTGGTGATGGCTGGGCTCACCCCGGCAACGCTAGCGGGCGCCACCGACAGTCGGGGCCGACCGCGTCGGGATCAGCGGCCGCGCCCGTCGGAGTCCTGCTCGTCGGAGTCCGTACTCGTCAGAGTCCGTACTGGGAAGCCGCGACGGTGTCGGCGGCCGGCGGCGGGGTGAGGGTGACCGGCTGCCCGTACTCGTCGAAGGTCATCGTCCCGGTGTCGGAGCCGGTCGTCACCAGTTTCACGATCTCCGGCACGGACACGTCGGTGACGTAGATCGAGCCCGGGGAAGCCGCGTCGGTCGGGTCGGTCAGCTTGACGACCTGCTGACCGCCGAGGGTGCTCTCCGGCCCCTTGACCGTGGCGGACACGTTCCCGACCGAGGCCACCATGGTCTGGCTGATGTTGCAGAGCGAGGCCAACGAGGCCATGCCGCTGCCGCTCACCGTGGTCTGCAGGTACTTGCCGCCGAGCAGTTTGACGACGGTGGCGTTGCCGCCGTTGGCCATCCAGAAGGTGGCGTCCGGCTCGAACCAGACGTCCTTGCCGATGACCAGCAGCTGCATCGTGCCCTTGCCGGTGCCGAGGGAGATCGAGCCCTGGCAGCCCTTGGCCGGGGCGAGGTGCAGGTCGAAGGAGATGTTCGAGCCGTCGTCCGTGCCCGCGCCGACCATGTGGAGCGAGGTGGCCGCCTTCAGGTCGGCTATGGCCCTGGTGGCGATCTGCGGCCCGCTCAGCGCGGCCATCGGGTCGGCGGGCGCGGCCGGGGCGCTCGGGGCGGCCGAGGCGGAAGAGGCGGCCGAGGCGGAGGAGCCCGAGCCTGCGGCCGAGTGGCTGCTGCTGCAGGCAGTCGCGCCGACTGCGAGCGCGGTGCAGACGAGGGTCGCCGATATCAGGCGCTGTCGGTGCTTCATGGTTCGTTTTCCCGCCGTGGATGCTGTTCCTGGGTGCGCCCCGACGGGCCGTCGAAGCCGATGCCGGGGGCGCAGCCGCCACATCCTGGCATACGGTCGACCGATCCGTTCCACCCGCCCCTCGGTCGAGCCGTTCGCCTCAGTCGACGACCTGGCGGCCCTCGGGGTGGCCGGTGCAGCTGCGGCGGAAGGCGCAGTGGTCGCAGCCGGGGCCGACGCTGGGGACGAAGCGCTCGTTGACCACCCGGTCGGCGGCCTCGGCGAGCAGGCCCTCGATCCAGCCGGGGTCGTCGCCGAGTGCGGGCTGCGGCTGGACCTTCGGCTCGTCCTCCCGGCCCCTGCCGGCCGGCTGCCGCAGCTGCACCAACTCGGCGCCGCCGGGCTGCGGGTGCTCGCCGGCGAAGGCCTCCAGGCCGTCCACCGCGCCCTCGCGCACGGCCAGCTGGTACACCCCGAGCTGGGGGTGGGTCGGCAGGTCGGTCCCGGGGACGACGCGCTTGCCGGTCTTGAAGTCGACGACGAAGGCCGCGCCGGTCGCCTCGTCCCGCTCGACCCGGTCCATGCTGCCGCGGATCCGGACGGCGTGGTCGCCGACCTTCAGCTCCACCTCGAACGGGTGCTCGGTGGCCACCGGCACCCGGCCGCGCTCATGGGCGTGCCAGCGGAGGAAGCGCTCCAGGGCGGCCCTGGCCTCGCCCTTCTCCTGCTCGGACTTCCACGGAGCGTCGAAGGCCAGGGCGTCCCAGACCGTGTCGAGACGCTCCATCAGCACCCCCAGGTCCGGCGGGGTCCGGCCGGAGCCGACCTCGTCCGCCAGCACATGGACCACGTTGCCGAAGCCCTGCGCCCCGCTGGACGGGCCCTCGGCCCGCACCTCGCGGCCCAGGAACCACTGCAGCGCGCAGCTGTCGACCTGCTCCAGCGCGCTGCCGGACAGCTGCAGCGGCCACTCCGGGTCGCGCACCGGGACGGTGTTCTCGGTCGCGTCGGCCATGCCCCACCAGCGCTGCGGATGGGCGGAGGGGACCAGCGCGGTGCCGTCCTCGTCGCTCAGCGCCGCCAGCCGGGTCAGCCGGTCCGCCGCCGCCGCGCGCAGCTCCGGCGAGGCGGCCGGGTCGACCACGGTCGCCCGCAACTCCGCGACCAGGGCGGCGACCGCCAGCGGACGCCGCGGGCGGTGGGTGACGTCCTCGACCCGGACCTCCGGGACCCGGCTGCCGTCCGGGAGCTCCTGGTAGAGCTCGCGCAGGAAGCGGGAGGGCTCGTCGCCGTCGTCCGCCGGCGCCTTCACCGCGGTGACGATCAGCCGCTCCCTGGCCCGGGTGGCGGCGACGTAGAAGAGCCGCCGCTCCTCGGCCAGCAGGGCGGCCGGGCTCAGCGGCTCGGCCAGGCCGTCCCGGCCGATCCGGTCCGCCTCCAGCAGCGAGCCCCGGCGCCGCAGGTCGGGCCAGAGCCCCTCCTGCACCCCGGCGACCACCACCACCCGCCACTCCAGGCCCTTGGACCGGTGCGCGGTCAGCAGCCGGACCGCGTCCGGGCGCACCGTCCGGCCGGAGAGGGTGTCCGCGGCGATGTCCTGCCGCTCCAGCTCGGCGAGGAAGTTCAGCGCGTCCCGGCGCCCCCGGACCCGCTCGGCGGCGCGGGCGGCGGTCTCGAACAGGGCGCAGACGGCGTCCAGGTCGCGGTCGGCGTTGCGGCCGGCCGTGCCGGGGCGGAGCGCGGTCGACTCCAGCCGCTGCCGCCAGCGCTCGGAGCCGTCCCAGAGCGCCCACAGCGCGTCCTCGGCGGAGGCCTCGCCGGCCAGCAGCTCGCGGACCTTGCGCAGCAGCTGGCCGAGCCGGTGGGCCCGGCGCACGGCCGGGCCGTCCAGGGTGACCAGCCGCTCCGGCTCGGCCAGCGCCTCGCGGATCAGCTGCTCGGCCGGGCGGACGGCGCGCTGCCGCTCCGGGGGGAGCGCGCGGAGCGCCGTGCGCTCCTCCTCGCGCAGGGCACGGCCGAGACGGCGCAGGTCGGCGCTGTCCAGGCCGCAGAGCGGGCCGGTGAGCAGGGTGTGCGCGATCTCGGCGGTGAGCGGGTCGCTGCCGTAGGGGTCGGCGGGGTCGGCGGGCTCGTCCTCCGTCTCCGCCCGGCGGCGGTCGTACGCGGCGCCGTGGGCGCACACCCGGAGCGCGGTGAGCAGTGGGGCGACGGCGGGCTCGGCGTGGAGGGGCAGGTCGTCGCCGTCGATCTCCAGCGGCACCCCGGCCGAGCTCAGCGCCCGGCGGAAGCCGGGGATGGACCGGCCGCCGGCCCGGACCAGCACCGCCATCTCGCCCCAGGGCACGCCCTCCTCCAGGTGGGCCCGGCGGAGCAGGTCGGCGATGTTGTCGATCTCGGAGCCAGGCGTCGGGTAGGTGTAGACCTCGACCCGGCCGCCGCCGCGCTGCGGGACCAGCTGCCGGTGCTGGGCCAGGGCCTCGGCCGGGAGCCGGCCCATCGGCATCCGCCGGGCCACCATCCGGCCGGCGGCCAGCAGGTTCGCCCCGGCCCGGCGGGAGACCCGGAGCACCCGCACCGGCGCGGGGCCGCCGTCCGCCTGCGGGAAGTCCCGGGGGAAGTCGAGGATGCCGTTGATGTCGGCCCCCCGGAACGCGTAGATGGACTGGTCGGGGTCGCCGACCGCGACCAGCTCGCGGCCGCCGCCGGCCAGCGCCTGCAACAGCCTGACCTGCGCGGGGTCGGTGTCCTGGTACTCGTCGACGAAGACCACCCGGTACTGCCGGCGCAGCTCCGCGGCGACCTCGGGGCGCTCGGCCAGCAGCACCGCGCGGTGGACCAGCTCCGAGTAGTCGAGCGAGCCCTGGGCGTCCAGCACGTCCAGGTACTCGGCCAGGAAGTCGGCCGCCGCCCGCCAGTCCGGGCGGCCGACCCGGTCGGCGAAGCGGCGCAGCGCGTGCTCGTCCAGGCCCAGCTCGCGGGCGCGGGCCAGCACCGCCCGGACCTCGTCCGCGAACCCCCGGGTGGTCAGGCAGGCCCGGAGCTCGTCCGGCCAGCGGATGCCGAGACCGGCCCTGGCGTCCTCGGCGCCGCCGGTCAGCAGGTCGCGCACCATCACGTCCTGCTCCGGTCCGGAGAGCAGCCGGACCGGGTCGGCGAAGAGCTCCGGATCCTGGTGCGCCCGCACCAGGGCGTAGCAGAACGAGTGGAAGGTGGTGGCCTGCGGCGTGCCCCGGCCGCCGACCGCGCCGGCCCGCGCGGTCATCCGGTCCCGCAGCTCCACGGCGGCCTTCCGGCCGAAGGTCAGCACCAGGATCTCCTCGGCCGGCACGCCCTCGGCGATCCGTCGGGTCACCGCCTCGACCAGGGTGGTGGTCTTGCCCGTCCCCGGACCGGCCAGCACCAGCAGCGGGCCGCCCCGGTGGTCCACCACCGCCTGCTGGTAGGGGTCGAGCAGCGGCGGCGCAGGGGTGACCAGGGGGTCGCGCACCAGTCGGTACGCGCCCCCGCGTCCGGGTACGACGGGTGGCGAGGTCATGAGCACGGTCCAGGGGCAACTACGGGGCAGATCGGACACGGGGTCGGACACGGGGTCGGACACGGGAGGCGCGGCACAGCCGACGCAACGGGTGTACCGGCTCCCGGAAGGCGTCCTTCACCGCGAGCCTACGATCCTCCCCCGTCAGTCACACCGTTGTCACGGGATCGTTGTCACCGGATGGCAAGCATCACACCGGTGTCCCCGGCCACCGTCCGTCCCAGCGCGCGCGGGCCAGGTCCACCCGCGGCAGGTCCTCCGCGGCGGTCGAGCCGGGGGCCGGTCCCCGGCCCCTGACCTGCCGCAACGGGGTCCCCTCGGCCCGGTACGCGGCCAGCGCGCGCAGTTCGTGGCCGGGCAGCAGCGCGCCGTCCGCGCGCACCACCCGCCACCAGGGCACCGCTCCGCCGTACAGCGCCATCACCCGGCCGACCTGGCGCGGCCCGCCCTGCTCCAGGTACTCGGCGACATCGCCGTAGGTCATCACCCGTCCGGCCGGGATCCGCTCGGTGAGCTCCAGCACCAGCTCGGCGAAGGGCGGCAGCCCGGCGGTCGCGCCGGACCGGGAGTCGGACACCGAGTCGGACGGGGAGTCGGCGGGGGTCTCGTCGGTACTCACCCGAGGCATTCTGTCCCATCGCACTGACACGACCGGGTGGCGCTCTGCCGGAACCTCCTCGCCCGCCAGGGCAGGGGAATGTAGCATCCGCCGAGGGCTCGTAGGGTGCCGACCTGGTTCCAACGCACATCCCTTACCCATGCCACCCTTGAGGGGCGGTACCAGGCGACCAGAAGGCAAAGACCACGATGACCGGATCGAACGCGAGCGCCGACCAGGCTGCGGACGTGTCCGGAGAGGTCCCCCCGGCCGCCTCGGCAGGTCTCGGGGCCGTGCCGCCGGCCTCCGCCACCCCGCCGCCCGCCCCGTCGACGGCCGCCGCCGAGACCGCCGTCACCCCCGTCGACCTGGTGAAGCACCCGGGGACCAGCCCGCCGCCGGAGGCCCGCTCGCACGTCGCCGTCGACGAGCCGCTGCTCGCGGCCCGGGTGCACCGGCCGGCCGACCTGATCCGGTTCCTGCTCGGCGTCGTCGGCATCGCCGCCGTGCTGGTGCTCGCCAACATCGCCCAGAACTCCACCGCCGGGCTGCAGTCCGACATCTCGGCCGGGGCCACTCGGGTCCCCAGCTTCCTGATCACCATCACCGGCTTCGTCTCCACGGCGGCCGTCCTCATCGTCCCGCTCGCCTTCGCCGTGGAACGGCTGATCAAACGGGACGGGCTCCGGGTCGCCGACGGCGTGCTGGCGGCGGTACTGGCCCACGGCATCTCGCTGGCCGTGGACCTGTGGGTGGTCAAGGACGCCAATGCGGCCATCGCCTACGCGCTGACCACCCGGACCGGCAACACCCTGAGCGACCCGGTCCACAGCTACCTCACCCCGGTCATCGCCTACATGACGGCGGTGGGGATGGCCAGC
The Streptacidiphilus albus JL83 genome window above contains:
- a CDS encoding MGMT family protein translates to MSTDETPADSPSDSVSDSRSGATAGLPPFAELVLELTERIPAGRVMTYGDVAEYLEQGGPRQVGRVMALYGGAVPWWRVVRADGALLPGHELRALAAYRAEGTPLRQVRGRGPAPGSTAAEDLPRVDLARARWDGRWPGTPV
- a CDS encoding ATP-dependent helicase, with the protein product MTSPPVVPGRGGAYRLVRDPLVTPAPPLLDPYQQAVVDHRGGPLLVLAGPGTGKTTTLVEAVTRRIAEGVPAEEILVLTFGRKAAVELRDRMTARAGAVGGRGTPQATTFHSFCYALVRAHQDPELFADPVRLLSGPEQDVMVRDLLTGGAEDARAGLGIRWPDELRACLTTRGFADEVRAVLARARELGLDEHALRRFADRVGRPDWRAAADFLAEYLDVLDAQGSLDYSELVHRAVLLAERPEVAAELRRQYRVVFVDEYQDTDPAQVRLLQALAGGGRELVAVGDPDQSIYAFRGADINGILDFPRDFPQADGGPAPVRVLRVSRRAGANLLAAGRMVARRMPMGRLPAEALAQHRQLVPQRGGGRVEVYTYPTPGSEIDNIADLLRRAHLEEGVPWGEMAVLVRAGGRSIPGFRRALSSAGVPLEIDGDDLPLHAEPAVAPLLTALRVCAHGAAYDRRRAETEDEPADPADPYGSDPLTAEIAHTLLTGPLCGLDSADLRRLGRALREEERTALRALPPERQRAVRPAEQLIREALAEPERLVTLDGPAVRRAHRLGQLLRKVRELLAGEASAEDALWALWDGSERWRQRLESTALRPGTAGRNADRDLDAVCALFETAARAAERVRGRRDALNFLAELERQDIAADTLSGRTVRPDAVRLLTAHRSKGLEWRVVVVAGVQEGLWPDLRRRGSLLEADRIGRDGLAEPLSPAALLAEERRLFYVAATRARERLIVTAVKAPADDGDEPSRFLRELYQELPDGSRVPEVRVEDVTHRPRRPLAVAALVAELRATVVDPAASPELRAAAADRLTRLAALSDEDGTALVPSAHPQRWWGMADATENTVPVRDPEWPLQLSGSALEQVDSCALQWFLGREVRAEGPSSGAQGFGNVVHVLADEVGSGRTPPDLGVLMERLDTVWDALAFDAPWKSEQEKGEARAALERFLRWHAHERGRVPVATEHPFEVELKVGDHAVRIRGSMDRVERDEATGAAFVVDFKTGKRVVPGTDLPTHPQLGVYQLAVREGAVDGLEAFAGEHPQPGGAELVQLRQPAGRGREDEPKVQPQPALGDDPGWIEGLLAEAADRVVNERFVPSVGPGCDHCAFRRSCTGHPEGRQVVD